One part of the Arabidopsis thaliana chromosome 1 sequence genome encodes these proteins:
- a CDS encoding uncharacterized protein (unknown protein; BEST Arabidopsis thaliana protein match is: unknown protein (TAIR:AT1G26140.1); Has 14 Blast hits to 14 proteins in 4 species: Archae - 0; Bacteria - 0; Metazoa - 0; Fungi - 0; Plants - 14; Viruses - 0; Other Eukaryotes - 0 (source: NCBI BLink).), with protein sequence MEEDCGAFAADCVIFCCCCECFILQVFIFIFFKIPCKLSQKMKKFVTRRLGRKKRRDTEIVLPTKDDDCREEHGSEVSCMEDVEEMLQELSMKGEFVFGSFWRQGDSAANDFDFGNSQYEIANYKDHRSLSLLITQDVLLER encoded by the coding sequence ATGGAAGAAGATTGTGGTGCTTTTGCAGCAGATTGTGTTATCTTCTGTTGCTGCTGCGAGTGTTTTATCTTACAagtctttatctttattttctttaagattCCTTGTAAACTTtctcagaagatgaagaagtttgTGACTAGAAGGCTTGGacgaaagaagagaagagacacGGAAATCGTCCTACCGACAAAGGACGATGATTGCAGAGAGGAGCATGGGTCTGAAGTTAGTTGCATGGAAGACGTAGAGGAGATGTTGCAGGAACTTTCCATGAAAGGAGAGTTTGTGTTTGGGAGTTTCTGGAGACAAGGAGACTCTGCAGCAAACGATTTTGATTTCGGAAACTCACAATACGAAATAGCTAATTACAAAGATCATCGTTCCTTGTCATTGCTCATTACACAAGATGTCTTATTAGAGCGTTAA
- a CDS encoding ATPase E1-E2 type family protein / haloacid dehalogenase-like hydrolase family protein (ATPase E1-E2 type family protein / haloacid dehalogenase-like hydrolase family protein; FUNCTIONS IN: ATPase activity, coupled to transmembrane movement of ions, phosphorylative mechanism; INVOLVED IN: metabolic process, phospholipid transport, ATP biosynthetic process; LOCATED IN: mitochondrion, integral to membrane, membrane; EXPRESSED IN: 23 plant structures; EXPRESSED DURING: 15 growth stages; CONTAINS InterPro DOMAIN/s: Haloacid dehalogenase-like hydrolase (InterPro:IPR005834), ATPase, P-type, phospholipid-translocating, flippase (InterPro:IPR006539), ATPase, P-type, ATPase-associated domain (InterPro:IPR008250), ATPase, P-type, K/Mg/Cd/Cu/Zn/Na/Ca/Na/H-transporter (InterPro:IPR001757), ATPase, P-type phosphorylation site (InterPro:IPR018303); BEST Arabidopsis thaliana protein match is: ATPase E1-E2 type family protein / haloacid dehalogenase-like hydrolase family protein (TAIR:AT1G26130.2); Has 13629 Blast hits to 12474 proteins in 1825 species: Archae - 135; Bacteria - 4718; Metazoa - 3129; Fungi - 2128; Plants - 1014; Viruses - 3; Other Eukaryotes - 2502 (source: NCBI BLink).) yields the protein MVGGGTKRRRRRLQLSKLYTLTCAQACFKQDHSQIGGPGFSRVVYCNEPDSPEADSRNYSDNYVRTTKYTLATFLPKSLFEQFRRVANFYFLVTGVLAFTPLAPYTASSAIVPLLFVIGATMVKEGVEDWRRQKQDNEVNNRKVKVHRGDGSFDAKEWKTLSIGDIVKVEKNEFFPADLVLLSSSYEDAICYVETMNLDGETNLKVKQGLEVTSSLRDEFNFKGFEAFVKCEDPNANLYSFVGTMELKGAKYPLSPQQLLLRDSKLRNTDFIFGAVIFTGHDTKVIQNSTDPPSKRSMIEKKMDKIIYLMFFMVITMAFIGSVIFGVTTRDDLKDGVMKRWYLRPDSSSIFFDPKRAPVAAIYHFLTAVMLYSYFIPISLYVSIEIVKVLQSIFINQDIHMYYEEADKPARARTSNLNEELGQVDTILSDKTGTLTCNSMEFIKCSVAGTAYGRGVTEVEMAMGRRKGGPLVFQSDENDIDMEYSKEAITEESTVKGFNFRDERIMNGNWVTETHADVIQKFFRLLAVCHTVIPEVDEDTEKISYEAESPDEAAFVIAARELGFEFFNRTQTTISVRELDLVSGKRVERLYKVLNVLEFNSTRKRMSVIVQEEDGKLLLLCKGADNVMFERLSKNGREFEEETRDHVNEYADAGLRTLILAYRELDEKEYKVFNERISEAKSSVSADRESLIEEVTEKIEKDLILLGATAVEDKLQNGVPDCIDKLAQAGIKIWVLTGDKMETAINIGFACSLLRQDMKQIIINLETPEIQSLEKTGEKDVIAKASKENVLSQIINGKTQLKYSGGNAFALIIDGKSLAYALDDDIKHIFLELAVSCASVICCRSSPKQKALVTRLVKSGNGKTTLAIGDGANDVGMLQEADIGVGISGVEGMQAVMSSDIAIAQFRYLERLLLVHGHWCYRRISTMICYFFYKNITFGFTLFLYETYTTFSSTPAYNDWFLSLYNVFFSSLPVIALGVFDQDVSARYCLKFPLLYQEGVQNVLFSWRRILGWMFNGFYSAVIIFFLCKSSLQSQAFNHDGKTPGREILGGTMYTCIVWVVNLQMALAISYFTLIQHIVIWSSIVVWYFFITVYGELPSRISTGAYKVFVEALAPSLSYWLITLFVVVATLMPYFIYSALQMSFFPMYHGMIQWLRYEGQCNDPEYCDIVRQRSIRPTTVGFTARLEAKKRSVRISEPAS from the exons ATGGTAGGAGGTggaacaaagagaagaagaaggagattacAACTAAGTAAACTATATACACTAACATGTGCTCAAGCATGTTTTAAGCAAGACCATTCTCAAATCGGAGGACCTGGTTTCTCTCGTGTTGTTTATTGTAATGAACCTGATTCACCTGAAGCTGATTCTAGAAACTACTCTGATAACTACGTTAGGACTACTAAGTATACTCTTGCTACTTTTTTACCTAAATCACTCTTTGAGCAGTTTAGGAGAGTTGCAAATTTCTACTTTTTGGTTACTGGGGTCTTGGCTTTTACTCCTCTTGCTCCTTATACTGCTTCTAGTGCTAttgttcctcttctttttgttattggtGCTACTATGGTTAAAGAAGGTGTTGAAGATTGGCGCCGCCAAAAACAG GATAATGAGGTGAATAATAGGAAAGTTAAAGTGCATAGAGGTGATGGAAGTTTCGATGCGAAGGAGTGGAAGACTTTGAGTATTGGAGATATAGTGAAGGTAGAGAAGAATGAGTTTTTCCCGGCGGATCTTGTTTTGCTATCTTCTAGCTATGAAGATGCTATTTGCTATGTAGAGACAATGAACCTTGATGGGGAGACTAATCTGAAAGTTAAGCAAGGACTTGAAGTAACTTCGTCTTTGCGTGATGAGTTTAACTTTAAAGGGTTTGAGGCTTTTGTCAAATGCGAGGATCCAAATGCTAATTTGTATTCGTTTGTTGGAACCATGGAGCTTAAGGGAGCTAAATACCCTCTCTCACCGCAGCAACTTCTTCTGAGAGACTCAAAACTCAGGAACACAGATTTCATCTTTGGAGCTGTTATCTTCACGGGTCATGACACAAAGGTTATTCAGAATTCAACAGATCCTCCATCTAAGAGAAGCATGattgaaaagaagatggaTAAGATTATCTACTTAATGTTCTTCATGGTGATTACTATGGCATTTATTGGTTCTGTTATCTTTGGAGTTACAACAAGAGATGATCTCAAGGATGGTGTGATGAAGAGATGGTACTTGAGACCAGATAGCTCCAGTATCTTCTTTGACCCCAAAAGAGCTCCCGTGGCTGCGATCTATCATTTTCTAACCGCGGTTATGCTGTACAGTTATTTCATTCCTATATCCTTGTATGTCTCCATAGAGATTGTTAAAGTTCTTCAGAGTATCTTCATCAACCAGGATATTCACATGTACTATGAAGAAGCTGATAAGCCAGCTCGTGCACGTACCTCTAACCTGAATGAAGAGCTTGGACAAGTGGATACAATTCTCTCAGACAAGACAGGAACATTGACATGTAACTCCATGGAGTTCATTAAGTGTTCTGTTGCAGGGACAGCTTATGGTCGTGGTGTTACAGAGGTGGAGATGGctatgggaagaagaaaaggtggTCCTTTGGTGTTTCAGAGCGATGAGAATGATATTGATATGGAATATAGTAAAGAGGCAATTACTGAAGAATCTACGGTGAAAGGATTCAACTTTAGAGATGAAAGGATAATGAATGGAAACTGGGTCACTGAAACTCATGCTGATGTTATTCAGAAGTTTTTCAGATTACTTGCGGTATGTCATACTGTGATACCTGAAGTGGATGAAGATACAGAGAAGATCTCTTATGAAGCTGAATCGCCAGATGAAGCAGCATTTGTTATTGCAGCAAGGGAgcttggttttgaattttttaacaGAACTCAGACTACCATATCGGTAAGAGAGCTCGATCTTGTGAGCGGCAAACGAGTTGAAAG GTTGTACAAAGTTTTGAACGTTCTTGAGTTCAACAGCACGAGGAAAAGAATGTCAGTTATAGTGcaggaagaagatggaaaacTCTTATTACTTTGTAAAGGAGCAGATAA TGTTATGTTTGAAAGACTATCCAAGAATGGTAGAGAGTTTGAAGAGGAAACACGGGACCATGTAAACGAGTATGCTGATGCAGGGCTGAGAACTTTGATACTTGCTTATCGTGAACTTGATGAGAAAGAATACAAAGTATTCAATGAAAGAATCAGTGAAGCCAAGAGTTCGGTTAGTGCTGATCGAGAATCGCTGATAGAGGAAGTCACcgagaaaattgaaaaagactTGATTCTTCTTGGAGCTACTGCTGTTGAGGATAAACTCCAAAATGGA GTCCCTGATTGCATTGACAAGCTTGCTCAAGCAGGAATaaagatttgggttttgacTGGTGACAAGATGGAGACTGCTATCAATATTGG GTTTGCTTGTAGTTTGCTCAGACAAGACATGAAGCAGATCATAATCAACTTGGAGACCCCTGAAATTCAGTCACTAGAGAAAACCGGAGAAAAAGATGTCATTGCAAAG gcatcaaaagaaaatgtcTTGTCGCAGATAATTAATGGAAAGACTCAGTTAAAGTATTCTGGAGGGAATGCTTTTGCTTTAATCATTGATGGAAAATCACTTGCTTACGCGTTGGATGATGATATAAAGCACATCTTTCTAGAGCTGGCTGTTAGTTGTGCGTCTGTCATTTGTTGCCGTTcatcaccaaaacaaaaagctctG GTGACAAGACTAGTAAAATCTGGAAACGGTAAAACGACTTTAGCAATTGGTGATGGTGCAAATGATGTTGGAATGCTTCAGGAAGCAGATATAGGTGTTGGTATTAGCGGTGTGGAAGGAATGCAG GCTGTAATGTCCAGCGACATTGCGATTGCTCAGTTTAGATATTTGGAACGTTTGTTGCTAGTCCATGGACACTGGTGTTACAGACGGATCTCGACAATG ATTTGCTACTTCTTCTACAAGAACATTACATTTGGTTTCACACTCTTCTTATATGAAACATACACAACATTCTCATCGACACCTGCCTACAACGACTGGTTTCTATCTCTTTATAATGTCTTTTTCTCGTCCCTTCCTGTTATTGCTCTTGGTGTCTTCGACCAGGATGTCTCTGCACGTTATTGTCTAAAG TTTCCGTTGTTATACCAAGAAGGTGTGCAGAATGTTCTGTTCAGCTGGCGCAGGATACTTGGCTGGATGTTCAACGGATTCTACAGTGCAgtaatcattttcttcctctgcaAAAGCTCTCTCCAATCTCAAGCTTTCAACCACGATGGAAAAACCCCGGGAAGAGAAATCCTAGGCGGAACAATGTACACATGCATTGTATGGGTTGTGAATTTGCAGATGGCATTGGCTATCAGTTACTTCACTCTAATCCAGCACATTGTGATTTGGAGCTCCATTGTCGTTTGGTACTTTTTCATCACGGTGTACGGAGAACTTCCATCAAGAATATCAACCGGTGCATATAAAGTCTTTGTTGAAGCTCTCGCGCCTTCATTATCTTACTGGCTCATTACTCTCTTTGTAGTTGTAGCGACGTTGATGCCATACTTCATCTACTCTGCACTTCAGATGAGTTTTTTCCCAATGTACCATGGGATGATACAATGGCTAAGGTACGAGGGTCAGTGTAATGACCCTGAGTACTGTGATATAGTAAGGCAAAGATCAATAAGGCCTACAACAGTTGGGTTCACTGCCAGATTAGAAGCTAAAAAGAGATCAGTGAGGATATCTGAGCCTGCATCATGA
- a CDS encoding ATPase E1-E2 type family protein / haloacid dehalogenase-like hydrolase family protein, whose protein sequence is MVGGGTKRRRRRLQLSKLYTLTCAQACFKQDHSQIGGPGFSRVVYCNEPDSPEADSRNYSDNYVRTTKYTLATFLPKSLFEQFRRVANFYFLVTGVLAFTPLAPYTASSAIVPLLFVIGATMVKEGVEDWRRQKQDNEVNNRKVKVHRGDGSFDAKEWKTLSIGDIVKVEKNEFFPADLVLLSSSYEDAICYVETMNLDGETNLKVKQGLEVTSSLRDEFNFKGFEAFVKCEDPNANLYSFVGTMELKGAKYPLSPQQLLLRDSKLRNTDFIFGAVIFTGHDTKVIQNSTDPPSKRSMIEKKMDKIIYLMFFMVITMAFIGSVIFGVTTRDDLKDGVMKRWYLRPDSSSIFFDPKRAPVAAIYHFLTAVMLYSYFIPISLYVSIEIVKVLQSIFINQDIHMYYEEADKPARARTSNLNEELGQVDTILSDKTGTLTCNSMEFIKCSVAGTAYGRGVTEVEMAMGRRKGGPLVFQSDENDIDMEYSKEAITEESTVKGFNFRDERIMNGNWVTETHADVIQKFFRLLAVCHTVIPEVDEDTEKISYEAESPDEAAFVIAARELGFEFFNRTQTTISVRELDLVSGKRVERLYKVLNVLEFNSTRKRMSVIVQEEDGKLLLLCKGADNVMFERLSKNGREFEEETRDHVNEYADAGLRTLILAYRELDEKEYKVFNERISEAKSSVSADRESLIEEVTEKIEKDLILLGATAVEDKLQNGVPDCIDKLAQAGIKIWVLTGDKMETAINIGFACSLLRQDMKQIIINLETPEIQSLEKTGEKDVIAKASKENVLSQIINGKTQLKYSGGNAFALIIDGKSLAYALDDDIKHIFLELAVSCASVICCRSSPKQKALVTRLVKSGNGKTTLAIGDGANDVGMLQEADIGVGISGVEGMQAVMSSDIAIAQFRYLERLLLVHGHWCYRRISTMICYFFYKNITFGFTLFLYETYTTFSSTPAYNDWFLSLYNVFFSSLPVIALGVFDQDVSARYCLKVNITTALSSHQSKNLCQLLPFFLVLQFPLLYQEGVQNVLFSWRRILGWMFNGFYSAVIIFFLCKSSLQSQAFNHDGKTPGREILGGTMYTCIVWVVNLQMALAISYFTLIQHIVIWSSIVVWYFFITVYGELPSRISTGAYKVFVEALAPSLSYWLITLFVVVATLMPYFIYSALQMSFFPMYHGMIQWLRYEGQCNDPEYCDIVRQRSIRPTTVGFTARLEAKKRSVRISEPAS, encoded by the exons ATGGTAGGAGGTggaacaaagagaagaagaaggagattacAACTAAGTAAACTATATACACTAACATGTGCTCAAGCATGTTTTAAGCAAGACCATTCTCAAATCGGAGGACCTGGTTTCTCTCGTGTTGTTTATTGTAATGAACCTGATTCACCTGAAGCTGATTCTAGAAACTACTCTGATAACTACGTTAGGACTACTAAGTATACTCTTGCTACTTTTTTACCTAAATCACTCTTTGAGCAGTTTAGGAGAGTTGCAAATTTCTACTTTTTGGTTACTGGGGTCTTGGCTTTTACTCCTCTTGCTCCTTATACTGCTTCTAGTGCTAttgttcctcttctttttgttattggtGCTACTATGGTTAAAGAAGGTGTTGAAGATTGGCGCCGCCAAAAACAG GATAATGAGGTGAATAATAGGAAAGTTAAAGTGCATAGAGGTGATGGAAGTTTCGATGCGAAGGAGTGGAAGACTTTGAGTATTGGAGATATAGTGAAGGTAGAGAAGAATGAGTTTTTCCCGGCGGATCTTGTTTTGCTATCTTCTAGCTATGAAGATGCTATTTGCTATGTAGAGACAATGAACCTTGATGGGGAGACTAATCTGAAAGTTAAGCAAGGACTTGAAGTAACTTCGTCTTTGCGTGATGAGTTTAACTTTAAAGGGTTTGAGGCTTTTGTCAAATGCGAGGATCCAAATGCTAATTTGTATTCGTTTGTTGGAACCATGGAGCTTAAGGGAGCTAAATACCCTCTCTCACCGCAGCAACTTCTTCTGAGAGACTCAAAACTCAGGAACACAGATTTCATCTTTGGAGCTGTTATCTTCACGGGTCATGACACAAAGGTTATTCAGAATTCAACAGATCCTCCATCTAAGAGAAGCATGattgaaaagaagatggaTAAGATTATCTACTTAATGTTCTTCATGGTGATTACTATGGCATTTATTGGTTCTGTTATCTTTGGAGTTACAACAAGAGATGATCTCAAGGATGGTGTGATGAAGAGATGGTACTTGAGACCAGATAGCTCCAGTATCTTCTTTGACCCCAAAAGAGCTCCCGTGGCTGCGATCTATCATTTTCTAACCGCGGTTATGCTGTACAGTTATTTCATTCCTATATCCTTGTATGTCTCCATAGAGATTGTTAAAGTTCTTCAGAGTATCTTCATCAACCAGGATATTCACATGTACTATGAAGAAGCTGATAAGCCAGCTCGTGCACGTACCTCTAACCTGAATGAAGAGCTTGGACAAGTGGATACAATTCTCTCAGACAAGACAGGAACATTGACATGTAACTCCATGGAGTTCATTAAGTGTTCTGTTGCAGGGACAGCTTATGGTCGTGGTGTTACAGAGGTGGAGATGGctatgggaagaagaaaaggtggTCCTTTGGTGTTTCAGAGCGATGAGAATGATATTGATATGGAATATAGTAAAGAGGCAATTACTGAAGAATCTACGGTGAAAGGATTCAACTTTAGAGATGAAAGGATAATGAATGGAAACTGGGTCACTGAAACTCATGCTGATGTTATTCAGAAGTTTTTCAGATTACTTGCGGTATGTCATACTGTGATACCTGAAGTGGATGAAGATACAGAGAAGATCTCTTATGAAGCTGAATCGCCAGATGAAGCAGCATTTGTTATTGCAGCAAGGGAgcttggttttgaattttttaacaGAACTCAGACTACCATATCGGTAAGAGAGCTCGATCTTGTGAGCGGCAAACGAGTTGAAAG GTTGTACAAAGTTTTGAACGTTCTTGAGTTCAACAGCACGAGGAAAAGAATGTCAGTTATAGTGcaggaagaagatggaaaacTCTTATTACTTTGTAAAGGAGCAGATAA TGTTATGTTTGAAAGACTATCCAAGAATGGTAGAGAGTTTGAAGAGGAAACACGGGACCATGTAAACGAGTATGCTGATGCAGGGCTGAGAACTTTGATACTTGCTTATCGTGAACTTGATGAGAAAGAATACAAAGTATTCAATGAAAGAATCAGTGAAGCCAAGAGTTCGGTTAGTGCTGATCGAGAATCGCTGATAGAGGAAGTCACcgagaaaattgaaaaagactTGATTCTTCTTGGAGCTACTGCTGTTGAGGATAAACTCCAAAATGGA GTCCCTGATTGCATTGACAAGCTTGCTCAAGCAGGAATaaagatttgggttttgacTGGTGACAAGATGGAGACTGCTATCAATATTGG GTTTGCTTGTAGTTTGCTCAGACAAGACATGAAGCAGATCATAATCAACTTGGAGACCCCTGAAATTCAGTCACTAGAGAAAACCGGAGAAAAAGATGTCATTGCAAAG gcatcaaaagaaaatgtcTTGTCGCAGATAATTAATGGAAAGACTCAGTTAAAGTATTCTGGAGGGAATGCTTTTGCTTTAATCATTGATGGAAAATCACTTGCTTACGCGTTGGATGATGATATAAAGCACATCTTTCTAGAGCTGGCTGTTAGTTGTGCGTCTGTCATTTGTTGCCGTTcatcaccaaaacaaaaagctctG GTGACAAGACTAGTAAAATCTGGAAACGGTAAAACGACTTTAGCAATTGGTGATGGTGCAAATGATGTTGGAATGCTTCAGGAAGCAGATATAGGTGTTGGTATTAGCGGTGTGGAAGGAATGCAG GCTGTAATGTCCAGCGACATTGCGATTGCTCAGTTTAGATATTTGGAACGTTTGTTGCTAGTCCATGGACACTGGTGTTACAGACGGATCTCGACAATG ATTTGCTACTTCTTCTACAAGAACATTACATTTGGTTTCACACTCTTCTTATATGAAACATACACAACATTCTCATCGACACCTGCCTACAACGACTGGTTTCTATCTCTTTATAATGTCTTTTTCTCGTCCCTTCCTGTTATTGCTCTTGGTGTCTTCGACCAGGATGTCTCTGCACGTTATTGTCTAAAGGTAAACATTACAACAGCTTTATCTTCTCACCAGTCAAAAAATTTGTGCcaacttcttccttttttcttggttttgcaGTTTCCGTTGTTATACCAAGAAGGTGTGCAGAATGTTCTGTTCAGCTGGCGCAGGATACTTGGCTGGATGTTCAACGGATTCTACAGTGCAgtaatcattttcttcctctgcaAAAGCTCTCTCCAATCTCAAGCTTTCAACCACGATGGAAAAACCCCGGGAAGAGAAATCCTAGGCGGAACAATGTACACATGCATTGTATGGGTTGTGAATTTGCAGATGGCATTGGCTATCAGTTACTTCACTCTAATCCAGCACATTGTGATTTGGAGCTCCATTGTCGTTTGGTACTTTTTCATCACGGTGTACGGAGAACTTCCATCAAGAATATCAACCGGTGCATATAAAGTCTTTGTTGAAGCTCTCGCGCCTTCATTATCTTACTGGCTCATTACTCTCTTTGTAGTTGTAGCGACGTTGATGCCATACTTCATCTACTCTGCACTTCAGATGAGTTTTTTCCCAATGTACCATGGGATGATACAATGGCTAAGGTACGAGGGTCAGTGTAATGACCCTGAGTACTGTGATATAGTAAGGCAAAGATCAATAAGGCCTACAACAGTTGGGTTCACTGCCAGATTAGAAGCTAAAAAGAGATCAGTGAGGATATCTGAGCCTGCATCATGA